A region from the Citrobacter telavivensis genome encodes:
- a CDS encoding S1 RNA-binding domain-containing protein: MMNDSFCRIIAGEIQARADQVTAAVRLLDEGNTVPFIARYRKEITGGLDDTQLRNLETRLGYLRELEERRQAILKSISEQGKLTDELANAINGTLSKTELEDLYLPYKPKRRTRGQIAIEAGLEPLADLLWNDPSHDPETEAAKYIDAGKGVADSKAALDGARYILMERFAEDAALLAKVRDYLWKNAHLVASVIGGKEEEGAKFRDYFDHHEPIASVPSHRALAMFRGRNEGVLQLSLNADPQFDEPPKESHCEQIIMDHLGLRLNNAPADSWRKGVVSWTWRIKVLMHLETELMGTVRERAEDEAINVFARNLHDLLMAAPAGLRATMGLDPGLRTGVKVAVVDGTGKLVATDTIYPHTGQAAKAAVVVAALCEKYNVELVAIGNGTASRETERFFLDVQKQFPKVTAQKVIVSEAGASVYSASELAAQEFPDLDVSLRGAVSIARRLQDPLAELVKIDPKSIGVGQYQHDVSQTQLARKLDAVVEDCVNAVGVDLNTASVPLLTRVAGLTRMMAQNIVAWRDENGQFQNRQQLLKVSRLGPKAFEQCAGFLRINHGDNPLDASTVHPEAYPVVERILAATQQALKDLMGNSSELRNLKAVDFTDDKFGVPTVSDIIKELEKPGRDPRPEFKTAQFADGVETMNDLQPGMILEGAVTNVTNFGAFVDIGVHQDGLVHISSLSNKFVDDPHTVVKAGDIVKVKVLEVDLQRKRIALTMRLDEQPGETNARRGGGGNDRPAAKAAKPRGREAQPAGNSAMMDALAAAMGKKR; the protein is encoded by the coding sequence ATGATGAATGATTCTTTCTGCCGCATTATTGCGGGTGAAATTCAGGCCCGGGCCGACCAGGTCACCGCAGCCGTTCGCCTGCTTGACGAAGGGAACACCGTGCCGTTTATCGCACGTTACCGTAAGGAAATCACCGGCGGCCTGGACGATACGCAACTGCGTAATCTGGAGACCCGACTGGGCTATTTGCGTGAACTGGAAGAACGCCGTCAGGCTATTCTCAAGTCCATTTCCGAGCAAGGCAAACTGACCGATGAGCTGGCCAACGCCATCAACGGCACGTTAAGTAAGACCGAACTCGAAGACCTTTATCTCCCGTATAAACCCAAACGCCGTACCCGTGGGCAGATAGCGATTGAAGCCGGTCTGGAACCGCTGGCCGACCTGCTGTGGAACGACCCCTCACACGATCCGGAAACCGAAGCGGCGAAGTATATCGATGCCGGAAAAGGTGTCGCTGACAGCAAAGCCGCGCTCGATGGCGCGCGCTATATCCTGATGGAGCGCTTTGCCGAAGACGCCGCGTTGCTGGCGAAGGTACGTGACTATCTGTGGAAAAATGCCCATCTGGTTGCCAGCGTGATCGGCGGCAAGGAAGAAGAAGGCGCGAAATTCCGCGACTACTTCGATCATCACGAGCCGATCGCATCCGTGCCTTCTCACCGCGCGCTGGCGATGTTCCGGGGTCGTAATGAAGGCGTGTTGCAGCTTTCGCTGAATGCCGATCCGCAGTTTGATGAGCCGCCGAAAGAGAGCCACTGCGAACAGATCATTATGGATCACCTCGGCCTGCGTCTGAACAACGCGCCGGCAGACAGCTGGCGTAAAGGCGTGGTGAGCTGGACGTGGCGCATCAAGGTGTTAATGCACCTCGAAACTGAGCTGATGGGAACCGTCCGCGAACGCGCGGAAGACGAAGCGATCAACGTATTCGCCCGTAATCTGCACGACCTGCTGATGGCGGCACCGGCGGGTCTGCGCGCCACCATGGGCCTCGATCCGGGTCTGCGAACCGGCGTGAAAGTCGCGGTGGTGGATGGCACCGGTAAGCTGGTCGCCACCGATACCATCTATCCCCATACCGGTCAGGCGGCGAAAGCGGCCGTGGTGGTAGCGGCGCTATGCGAAAAATACAACGTGGAACTGGTGGCGATTGGTAACGGCACCGCCTCGCGCGAAACCGAACGCTTCTTCCTCGACGTACAGAAACAGTTCCCGAAAGTGACGGCGCAGAAAGTGATCGTCAGCGAAGCCGGGGCGTCAGTCTATTCCGCGTCTGAACTGGCAGCCCAGGAGTTCCCGGATCTCGACGTCTCGCTGCGCGGCGCGGTTTCCATTGCGCGTCGCCTGCAGGATCCACTCGCCGAGCTGGTGAAAATCGATCCGAAATCGATCGGGGTTGGTCAGTATCAGCATGATGTCAGCCAGACGCAGCTAGCCCGTAAGCTGGATGCGGTGGTGGAAGACTGTGTAAACGCCGTCGGCGTCGACCTGAACACGGCATCGGTTCCGCTGTTAACCCGCGTGGCCGGTCTGACCCGCATGATGGCACAGAATATTGTGGCCTGGCGCGATGAGAACGGTCAGTTCCAGAATCGTCAGCAACTGCTGAAAGTCAGCCGTCTGGGGCCGAAAGCCTTCGAACAGTGTGCGGGCTTCTTGCGCATTAACCACGGTGATAATCCGCTGGATGCTTCCACGGTTCACCCGGAAGCGTATCCGGTCGTGGAGCGTATTCTGGCGGCAACTCAACAGGCCCTGAAAGACCTGATGGGCAACAGCAGCGAACTGCGCAATCTGAAAGCCGTCGATTTTACTGACGACAAGTTTGGCGTCCCGACCGTCAGCGACATCATCAAAGAGCTGGAGAAACCGGGGCGCGATCCGCGTCCGGAGTTCAAAACTGCGCAGTTTGCCGATGGAGTGGAAACCATGAACGATCTGCAGCCGGGGATGATTCTCGAAGGCGCAGTCACCAACGTCACCAACTTTGGCGCGTTTGTGGATATCGGCGTTCACCAGGATGGTCTGGTCCACATCTCATCGCTGTCGAACAAGTTCGTCGACGATCCGCACACCGTGGTGAAAGCAGGCGATATTGTGAAGGTGAAAGTGCTGGAAGTTGACCTGCAGCGCAAGCGTATTGCCCTGACGATGCGCCTGGACGAACAGCCGGGTGAAACCAATGCCCGTCGTGGCGGCGGCGGAAACGACCGTCCGGCAGCGAAAGCAGCAAAACCGCGTGGTCGTGAAGCGCAACCCGCAGGCAACAGCGCGATGATGGATGCGCTGGCGGCAGCAATGGGTAAGAAACGTTAA
- the greB gene encoding transcription elongation factor GreB → MKTPLITREGYEKLKSELNYLWREERPEVTKKVTWAASLGDRSENADYQYNKKRLREIDRRVRYLTKCMENLKIVDYSPQQEGKVFFGAWVEIENDDGDIRRFRIVGYDEIFGRKDYISIDSPMARALLKKEVGDLAVVNTPGGEASWYVNAIEYVK, encoded by the coding sequence ATGAAAACGCCTCTGATCACCCGGGAAGGGTACGAAAAACTCAAAAGCGAGCTCAATTACCTCTGGCGTGAAGAACGCCCGGAAGTCACTAAGAAGGTGACCTGGGCGGCAAGTCTGGGTGACCGCAGCGAGAATGCTGACTACCAGTATAATAAAAAGCGGCTACGTGAGATCGACAGGCGCGTCCGCTATCTGACCAAATGCATGGAGAATTTGAAGATTGTCGATTACTCCCCGCAGCAGGAAGGCAAAGTGTTTTTCGGCGCATGGGTCGAGATCGAAAATGACGATGGCGACATCCGCCGCTTTCGGATTGTCGGCTACGATGAAATTTTCGGTCGCAAAGATTATATCTCCATCGATTCACCTATGGCGCGCGCGCTACTGAAAAAAGAGGTCGGCGATCTCGCGGTGGTCAACACGCCTGGTGGGGAAGCGAGCTGGTATGTGAATGCGATCGAATACGTAAAATGA
- the feoA gene encoding ferrous iron transporter A: protein MQFTPDTAWKITGFAREISPAYRQKLLSLGMLPGSSFNVVRVAPLGDPVHIETRRVSLVLRKKDLALLEVEAVSC from the coding sequence ATGCAATTTACTCCAGATACTGCGTGGAAAATTACCGGCTTTGCCCGTGAAATAAGTCCTGCATACCGTCAGAAACTGCTTTCCCTCGGCATGCTTCCGGGTTCCTCATTTAACGTGGTCCGCGTCGCCCCCTTAGGCGATCCTGTTCATATTGAAACGCGTCGCGTCAGCCTGGTATTGCGTAAAAAAGACCTGGCATTATTAGAAGTGGAAGCGGTTTCCTGTTAA
- the envZ gene encoding two-component system sensor histidine kinase EnvZ, whose product MRRMRFSPRSSFARTLLLIVTLLFVSLVTTYLVVLNFAILPSLQQFNKVLAYEVRMLMTDKLQLEDGTQLVVPPAFRREIYRELGISLYSNEAAEEAGLRWAQHYEFLSHQMAQQLGGPTEVRVEVNKSSPVVWLKTWLSPNIWVRVPLTEIHQGDFSPLFRYTLAIMLLAIGGAWLFIRIQNRPLVDLEHAALQVGKGIIPPPLREYGASEVRSVTRAFNHMAAGVKQLADDRTLLMAGVSHDLRTPLTRIRLATEMMGEQDGYLAESINKDIEECNAIIEQFIDYLRTGQEMPMEMADLNAVLGEVVAAESGYEREIDTALQPGSIQVKMHPLSIKRAVANMVVNAARYGNGWIKVSSGTEPHRAWFQVEDDGPGIKPEQRKHLFQPFVRGDSARSTSGTGLGLAIVQRIIDNHNGMLEIGTSERGGLSIRAWLPVPVIRVQGTTKEA is encoded by the coding sequence ATGAGGCGAATGCGCTTCTCGCCACGAAGTTCATTTGCCCGCACGCTGTTGCTCATCGTCACTTTGCTGTTTGTCAGCCTGGTGACGACCTATCTGGTGGTGCTGAACTTTGCGATTCTGCCGAGTCTCCAGCAGTTTAATAAGGTCCTGGCCTACGAAGTGCGTATGCTGATGACCGATAAACTGCAACTGGAGGACGGCACGCAACTGGTGGTGCCTCCCGCTTTTCGTCGGGAAATTTACCGTGAACTGGGGATTTCTCTCTATTCCAACGAAGCCGCTGAAGAGGCAGGACTGCGTTGGGCGCAACACTATGAATTCTTAAGCCATCAGATGGCGCAGCAGTTGGGCGGCCCGACGGAAGTGCGCGTAGAGGTCAACAAAAGCTCGCCGGTCGTCTGGCTGAAAACCTGGCTGTCACCCAATATCTGGGTACGCGTTCCGTTAACGGAAATTCATCAGGGCGACTTCTCCCCGCTGTTCCGCTATACGCTGGCTATCATGCTTCTGGCGATAGGGGGGGCGTGGCTGTTTATTCGTATACAAAACCGACCCCTTGTGGATCTTGAGCATGCTGCCCTACAGGTAGGGAAAGGCATTATTCCGCCGCCGCTGCGTGAGTATGGCGCGTCTGAGGTGCGCTCGGTGACCCGTGCCTTCAACCATATGGCGGCCGGAGTGAAGCAGCTAGCGGATGACCGAACGCTGCTGATGGCGGGGGTCAGTCACGATCTCCGCACGCCGCTGACGCGTATTCGTCTGGCGACGGAGATGATGGGCGAACAGGATGGTTATCTGGCGGAGTCCATCAACAAAGATATTGAAGAGTGCAACGCGATCATTGAGCAGTTCATCGACTATCTGCGTACCGGACAGGAGATGCCGATGGAGATGGCCGATCTCAACGCTGTGCTGGGTGAAGTGGTGGCGGCAGAAAGCGGCTATGAACGTGAAATTGATACGGCGCTACAGCCGGGCAGTATTCAGGTGAAAATGCACCCGCTGTCCATCAAGCGTGCGGTAGCCAACATGGTGGTTAACGCGGCGCGTTATGGCAACGGATGGATCAAAGTCAGCAGCGGGACAGAACCTCATCGGGCCTGGTTCCAGGTGGAAGATGACGGCCCCGGCATTAAGCCTGAGCAGCGTAAACACCTGTTCCAGCCGTTTGTGCGCGGCGACAGTGCGCGCAGCACCAGCGGTACCGGTTTAGGGCTGGCGATTGTGCAGCGTATCATTGATAACCATAACGGCATGCTGGAAATTGGTACCAGTGAGCGGGGCGGGCTCTCCATTCGCGCCTGGCTACCCGTTCCTGTGATCCGCGTCCAGGGGACGACAAAAGAGGCGTAA
- the ompR gene encoding two-component system response regulator OmpR, giving the protein MQENYKILVVDDDMRLRALLERYLTEQGFQVRSVANAEQMDRLLTRESFHLMVLDLMLPGEDGLSICRRLRSQSNPMPIIMVTAKGEEVDRIVGLEIGADDYIPKPFNPRELLARIRAVLRRQANELPGAPSQEEAVIAFGKFKLNLGTREMFREDEPMPLTSGEFAVLKALVSHPREPLSRDKLMNLARGREYSAMERSIDVQISRLRRMVEEDPAHPRYIQTVWGLGYVFVPDGSKA; this is encoded by the coding sequence ATGCAAGAGAACTATAAAATTCTGGTGGTCGATGACGACATGCGCCTGCGCGCGCTGCTGGAGCGTTATCTGACCGAGCAGGGCTTCCAGGTTCGAAGCGTCGCTAACGCCGAGCAAATGGATCGTCTGCTAACCCGTGAATCTTTCCACCTTATGGTACTGGATCTGATGCTGCCGGGTGAAGATGGGCTGTCTATTTGCCGCCGTCTGCGCAGCCAGAGTAACCCGATGCCGATCATCATGGTCACGGCGAAAGGGGAAGAAGTTGACCGCATTGTCGGCCTGGAAATCGGCGCTGATGACTATATCCCGAAACCGTTTAACCCACGTGAACTGCTGGCGCGTATTCGCGCGGTGCTGCGTCGTCAGGCGAACGAACTGCCGGGCGCACCTTCTCAGGAAGAGGCCGTCATTGCTTTTGGTAAGTTCAAACTGAACCTGGGTACTCGCGAAATGTTCCGCGAAGACGAGCCGATGCCGCTCACCAGCGGTGAGTTTGCCGTGCTGAAAGCGCTGGTAAGCCACCCACGTGAGCCGCTGTCCCGTGACAAGCTGATGAACCTGGCGCGTGGCCGCGAGTATTCCGCGATGGAACGTTCCATCGACGTACAGATTTCCCGTCTGCGCCGTATGGTCGAAGAAGATCCCGCGCATCCGCGTTACATTCAGACCGTATGGGGTCTGGGCTACGTCTTCGTACCGGACGGTTCTAAAGCATGA